From the genome of Chitinivibrio alkaliphilus ACht1, one region includes:
- a CDS encoding tetratricopeptide repeat protein, with product MALSLVNEESLLKLYNEDPTTLLFARLAALLLGNGKRTKATTIAETGVQQYPDYVTGRIVLAQCYSEADNYTGAYTHITEVLKKEPQNAKALALLSEISEKMGNMEEAEKVRGCLRQIYPHDPTLEGKKIVSQQ from the coding sequence ATGGCACTATCCCTTGTGAATGAAGAATCACTTCTTAAGCTGTATAATGAAGACCCGACAACCCTTTTATTTGCACGCCTTGCAGCTCTCCTCTTAGGAAATGGCAAGCGAACAAAGGCAACAACCATAGCTGAAACGGGGGTACAACAATACCCTGATTACGTTACGGGGCGGATTGTTCTGGCGCAATGTTATTCTGAGGCGGACAACTACACAGGAGCATATACTCATATCACAGAAGTTCTTAAAAAGGAACCGCAAAATGCGAAAGCCCTTGCCCTTCTCTCTGAGATCAGTGAAAAAATGGGCAATATGGAGGAAGCTGAAAAAGTGCGGGGCTGCCTTCGTCAGATATACCCTCACGACCCAACCCTCGAAGGAAAAAAGATCGTATCCCAACAATGA
- a CDS encoding septal ring lytic transglycosylase RlpA family protein: MQILSLQQRSRFVHFQWSLFFLVIFLVGCSPSPRYATIQAQNRQGKKAQQGDHELQGKASWYGRKFHGRTTASGETYNMRAMTAAHKTLPFGTRVRVTHQETGRSVIVTINDRGPFVEGRVIDLSRRAADRLGIRDRGVAPVSLTIL, translated from the coding sequence ATACAGATATTGTCGCTGCAACAAAGGAGTAGGTTCGTGCATTTTCAATGGTCTCTTTTCTTTCTCGTTATATTTCTTGTAGGATGCAGTCCATCACCACGCTATGCCACTATTCAGGCACAAAATCGTCAAGGTAAAAAGGCACAACAAGGCGATCATGAACTGCAGGGAAAAGCATCGTGGTATGGACGAAAATTTCATGGTCGTACAACCGCAAGTGGTGAAACCTATAACATGCGGGCCATGACGGCAGCCCATAAAACCCTCCCCTTCGGTACTCGAGTACGGGTAACACACCAAGAGACAGGTCGTTCTGTTATAGTGACAATCAACGATCGCGGTCCCTTTGTTGAAGGACGTGTGATAGACCTTTCCCGCCGTGCTGCAGATCGTCTAGGCATACGTGATAGAGGAGTGGCACCGGTCTCCCTCACAATCCTGTGA
- the hisA gene encoding phosphoribosylformimino-5-aminoimidazole carboxamide ribotide isomerase, with protein MNFKPCIDLHQGKVKQIVGATLRDSDNYAKTNFESPHSPEYYARLYQRDNLRGGHVIMLGPGNEEAARDALQTWPGGLQIGGGIRHDNAQTYLDWGASHVIMTSFIFHDGHLNTANLKKTVQAIGKERLVLDLSCMKIDATYYIVTNRWQNVTTLAITQETLEYLSQYCDEFLIHAAHVEGKMAGPDYELISLLGNNSPITTTYAGGVHTLEDLTHIRKKGKNRIDITIGSALDIFGGPLPYTDIVAATKE; from the coding sequence ATGAATTTTAAACCGTGTATAGATCTACATCAGGGCAAAGTGAAACAAATTGTCGGCGCAACCCTTCGTGATTCAGACAATTACGCCAAAACAAACTTTGAAAGCCCCCACTCTCCCGAATATTACGCCCGTCTCTATCAAAGGGACAACCTGCGTGGCGGCCATGTGATAATGTTAGGGCCAGGAAATGAAGAAGCTGCAAGGGATGCCTTGCAAACATGGCCAGGGGGGTTACAAATTGGTGGTGGTATACGGCATGATAACGCACAAACCTATCTTGACTGGGGAGCATCCCATGTGATAATGACTTCCTTTATTTTTCATGACGGCCATCTTAACACGGCAAATCTCAAGAAAACCGTTCAAGCCATTGGAAAAGAACGACTGGTTCTTGATCTCAGCTGTATGAAAATCGACGCTACCTACTATATCGTTACCAACCGATGGCAAAATGTTACAACTCTTGCCATAACCCAGGAAACCTTGGAATACCTTTCTCAATACTGTGATGAGTTTCTCATCCATGCCGCACACGTTGAAGGAAAAATGGCTGGACCCGATTATGAACTCATTTCTCTTTTAGGAAACAATTCTCCCATTACGACAACATACGCCGGAGGCGTGCACACTCTAGAAGACCTTACGCACATTCGCAAAAAGGGAAAAAACCGTATAGATATTACCATCGGAAGTGCCCTCGATATTTTCGGAGGCCCTCTTCCATATACAGATATTGTCGCTGCAACAAAGGAGTAG
- a CDS encoding glucose-6-phosphate isomerase, with translation MQKVCYDDSSLKSLISPDVYTSFADQLEAVETMLNKKTGPGNDFLGWLELPEEHSPSFLDSIQKQADDARQQCDVFICVGIGGSYLGAKAAIEFLSSTFPQQRTPEVLFAGHHVNSDYLKDLLSHIEGKRVIVNVISKSGTTTEPGITFRVLRKWMEDAYGQEEAARRIIATTDPEKGALRKLAERNGYRTFDIPDNVGGRFSVLTPVGLLPIAVAGIDIKELVSGAREAMKYCSGTDLTTNIAARYGVNRNCLLREGKTIEMLAAFQPQFTFVNEWWKQLFGESEGKDRTGIFPASVVYTTDLHSMGQWMQEGLRTIFETFLRVDETRETVEVPHFEDNEDNLGYLVGKSFEYVNEKAYEGTLKAHRDGGVPAATITVADRSADSLGQLFYFFEKTCAYSAYLLRVNPFNQPGVEAYKKNMFAFLGKPGFEDFE, from the coding sequence ATGCAGAAAGTGTGTTATGATGACAGTTCTTTAAAGAGTCTCATCTCGCCGGACGTGTATACGTCGTTTGCGGATCAGTTAGAGGCTGTGGAGACCATGCTGAACAAGAAAACCGGTCCAGGCAATGATTTTCTCGGGTGGCTCGAATTGCCAGAAGAACATTCCCCTAGCTTTTTAGATTCTATTCAAAAGCAGGCCGATGATGCTCGTCAACAATGTGATGTATTTATTTGTGTTGGTATCGGGGGGTCATATCTGGGCGCAAAGGCTGCCATAGAGTTTCTTTCTTCAACATTTCCGCAACAAAGAACACCGGAAGTTCTCTTTGCCGGACATCACGTAAACTCCGATTATCTAAAAGATCTTTTGTCCCATATTGAAGGAAAACGGGTCATCGTAAATGTTATATCTAAGTCGGGTACCACCACTGAACCAGGAATAACCTTTCGCGTACTACGTAAGTGGATGGAAGATGCTTATGGGCAAGAAGAAGCAGCACGTCGAATTATTGCTACCACTGATCCTGAGAAAGGTGCCTTACGTAAGTTGGCCGAAAGAAATGGATACAGGACCTTTGATATTCCGGACAATGTGGGAGGACGTTTTTCTGTGCTTACTCCGGTGGGATTACTTCCCATTGCTGTTGCAGGTATTGATATAAAAGAGTTGGTTTCAGGTGCTCGTGAAGCTATGAAGTACTGTAGTGGAACGGACCTTACAACCAATATTGCAGCGCGGTACGGGGTAAACCGAAATTGCCTCCTCCGTGAAGGGAAAACTATAGAGATGCTTGCGGCATTTCAACCTCAGTTTACCTTTGTGAATGAGTGGTGGAAGCAGCTTTTTGGTGAATCAGAGGGAAAAGATAGAACGGGGATTTTTCCTGCTTCCGTAGTGTATACCACAGACCTTCATTCCATGGGGCAGTGGATGCAGGAGGGCCTTCGTACTATTTTTGAAACCTTTCTTCGCGTTGATGAAACACGAGAAACCGTAGAAGTACCTCATTTTGAAGATAATGAAGATAATCTCGGATATCTTGTGGGCAAAAGTTTTGAATATGTTAATGAAAAAGCCTATGAGGGCACCCTGAAAGCACACCGTGATGGTGGTGTTCCTGCTGCAACAATTACCGTGGCAGATCGGAGTGCTGACTCCTTGGGACAACTATTCTACTTCTTTGAGAAAACCTGTGCTTACTCTGCGTATCTGCTTCGGGTGAACCCCTTTAACCAACCTGGGGTAGAAGCGTACAAGAAAAATATGTTTGCC